From Daphnia magna isolate NIES linkage group LG2, ASM2063170v1.1, whole genome shotgun sequence:
AGATCACCACGCAAGGAAAACGACATGTTGATGGGGGACgttatatagaaaaaaaaaactaaaaaaaaccaacaagaacaacaaaaaacatgtATATATGCCCACCATTCTATACACATCTGTCTATTCacgaaaagaaatagaaagatATTGGACCATTTGACAAATGGAGTTGTGTTATAAGTCCCCTTGCAGAACACGAGCGAATGTCTAGCGAAAACTGAGCAGGTTTACGTATATTGTAAAGCAGGTATTGATCTTTCTTCACCTTACGAGCGAACAAGGGGGATACTATACGCAGCACGAACCCCATCGCATAACAAATGGGAAAGTGGCTCTACAACTGCgtgctgttctttttttcccgcACGGGAATCGTGTCGTAGATTGCCGCTATATGGAGTGCACTACGTCCTTTCTATAGATTATACATTTACGTGTAAACCACGAGAATGAAGAGATATGGCGAAGGAGGCTGTTTGATTCTTGTTTAAAAGGAAGCATGTTTACTTGGATAACGACACGGCATTCCTACCTACTGTAATGCCTGTAATGCCACTGTTTTCTGATGTCACAAAACGTTTACATGCTTTCTCCTTCCGCATTACTGTAGCTATTTCTCCTTTACGTTCAATCTTATGCTTACATTCCTGTTGGAAGTAGTCTAAAGGTGAACTACAAATAGAATTCTGAactttttttcgttgttgtttctgcTTCATTTTACTCGCTTTTTGTAGTTGCTGCGCTTCAAACGTCACCGTTTCAAAGCATTCTTAAATGGAAAGTGTAcgatcttgttgttgttgtttttgtttactatTGCAACAACAAAGAGGATCCATATAATCGCAGCAGTATGTGTGAGTCTCTTTATGCGGTTATCAGGTGTAATCAATATTTCCCCTGCAGACACTACTGCTTCAGGTCTCTCTGACAAAAGTTATGCGGACGTGTACCTATACATCAGCAGGCGCACTACTCGTtgttataaataataaaagttGTCAAACTGCGAAATTACGGGGAAAAGCGCTAGATCCGCCAAGAGCATCTAGTGCGCGATTCTTAATACGGCTGTACTCTTTCAgaacgaaataaaaaggggTTTTTGCCATACCCTTCTATCCgactaaatatacttgtttgtAAATAGACCACACTATTATCAATGAAATATATAGATTGCGACATTTTCGCCGCTTTACGAGACTATGTAACAAAAAGATCCGATGGCATTTCCTTGTTATTCCTTTTAGCGTGTCTCTTGCTGCAATTTCTATTGTCAACAGAGGgaaggcaaaagaaaagacgcaATAACTATTTGATGAATACGCGTTTGGACcgaaattcattttttccctGAAGAATTGGCCGAATGATTGGACGTCGAAAGACATTTCAAGCGGATCGATTTATTACATAAGTTGCCCAGCAAAACAGTCGAGCTACGTAATGGTTTTTGGATATGAAATTTCAAATATGCGTCTAGGCACAATTGGCATACCTCTATTGTGCAACGGTTGAATTTTACCTGATCCGCAGGTAACATTTCTGCACTCACAGAATTTTAAATGTTCCCGTGTTTCAACCGCTGAAACATTTCAGTGATTTCTCTTTCCTTAAATCTAATTCGTGATATATTATAAGGTATATTGATCGGTTACCAGATTCATAGGCTGCGACTatccatctttttttattcctccATGTGGATCTCCATCGCCAAATAATTGGattgaccttttttttttccccttctggTATCTCTCCATAGAGTTTTTAGTCAGGCATAGTAACAGTCCACTTACGATTGGCTTCCCTTCGTTACTACCCGCGCGGAAAAATCGCTACACGCCCTATGGAAATCAATTAGAATTTTATCGTCCGATATGCACAGCAGGAGAACGACAGGATCGTTCatcattaaacaaaaaaaaaaaaatacatcaagaaaaaattgaatggaaaGAGAATGTCGATTCAACAATAACCTCCTATGGCGTGAGTTATTGGATTATTATACACAAATCGAGAGGTCAGTTATTTTTGACGAAAGTATCAACGCTACCCTTTTTGATAACATCAACAGCAGACTCGGACAGCTGCGCAAAGAGGAAAAGGTGGGATTTCATCGTCAGAAAACAGTAACGATTTGTTCATCAAGTACCTGGGCTTTTGTTTCGAGCTGCTTCGTTCGACTATAAATACATCTATAATGTTACAGGAACaaaagggagaagaaaaagcttCAAAGAGAGCTCAGTCGTAGGGATATCTTTATTCTTGATGGGATTATCTATCGATGACGAGACTGTAAAGGCAGAGGGAAGAACCAGGGCATTATATGGGGTGGTCGCGTGCGAAATGTCATAAAGCGATGGCCGCCTTTCCACCAAAGAGGGAAAGGCGGAACAAAAGAGGCCGGCCAAGTTCACAGAACTGCGCGCGCCCGTGCGTCCATTCAATTTTCAAAGAGATCGATTGACATCATATTTGCACTTTAAAGAGATAATACAACCTGAGTTTTGACAAATCTGATATCTTTCGACGTTCCATTCGACAATTTTTACTTCATTTGAAACGAGAGACAAACACGAATTTTCAAACAAACCGCAATAGAATTGGATTAaaccaaatttttcaaaaaatcaatGGAATTACCGCGTCCGACTTGTGGATAGCAGCACCATCTAGTGAACTGAACACAGGCCCTTATCCTTAATTTGTTTGGCTTCCAACGAGTTCCTTTCTATTCTCCTcgcaaaataaataataccAAGAAAATcttaagtaacaaaataaggACCAATCCCTACAACGTTGTACGTTACACATCCGATCGTAATGCGCTTGACAGGTTAATACGATTGACTTGCCCTCGTCCGTCAGTGATTCTTATTGACCAAAGGAAACGGAAAAGATTTTGACGTTGCAAACATTTTTCCTCTCTCGATAGAATGATTATTGTAGGGACCACGTTTGGCACCAGCGTAACAAGGAATACACAAAGAATACATCGTCCACTaccagccaaaaaaaaaaaaaaaaacgggactAAAAAGTGTAAATACTGCAGGTGACAACAAGAAATCTTTTCCCGTGATATGTTTCTACCAACTTTCTGTACGGAACaaacatttcctttttattttattttttgcttttatccAACACCCACCCAAAGTCTTCCTATACTTTTGCCATCCTATTCATCGATCACGACTGAGCCGCTGGGGGACAgtacaaaaaggaaaaaaaaaaaggccgaaagaaaaatatagtAAAAGTATAAGATAGGTataaagggaagaaaaaacaagaagaaggcgttctttttttgtcgttttctttctttctatcgAAAAACAACGGGTGTATAGCCCCGCAAGAGATTAAAATACAAAGAGCAAACCGCACGAGATTGATCGCACAAAAGTGGTTCTGTTTACGATTGTTCAGTTCAACAAAAACCGGcatttgatttcaaaagaaatcGTGGAATATGTAAAGAGTCTTTTcactatttttgtttgaaagaaaatacaaCGCCGTCGAAATATTGGTACGTTTCATCGCCATCTACAGACAGCCTTTTCGTATATGAATATTCATGCTCTGGGTCTGTTTGAAAGAAATGCAATAATGGTTATCGAATCAATCGGTGGGTCTCGCACGCGGATACGCCAAGGGCGAGAGATGTTTTAGACATATCGGCCTACTTTTCTTCTCATTGTTATTCGGTTTTGGTGTTGATCCTCCCACGCCATACAATGGAAACCTTTACCTAGAATAATAAATCATCTCGGATCGGTTTAATTTATTCGTATTTTGGTGTGCCATCCAgctatttttgaattttcaattcaTCACCATTCTAAAAAACAATCGATGGGGAATTATGGATGAGACAGTAGgctatgccatctagcgattaGAAGGTCAGGAGATTCGGAGAAAAATTACAGCGTCGGTGGATGGGTTGAGCTAGTCACGATATCCCGAACGAAGGAATGAAACAACGAAAGACAACCCACGCTTCACGTTCTGTGTTCCATTCTCCCGCCGCGTCGCTCCGCTTCAGCAATTGTCTCTACACACATTTACCAGGCCTTTGCATCCAGCTGAGCAGGAGAGGAGTGTTTTGTGCTTGTTATACGCTATAGACCCGTCCGGAGCAAGGCACGCGCTCAATTCGACCCAGACTgcgagaacaacaacaacaacaaattacCAACGCCGCGTGTTGCACGTCATTCCTTGTTTCAACGACCCACCATCTCTATCCATCTTCCGCACCGACTGGCAGTTGCAAATCGAATAGATTGTGATTCATTTCATCCACCCTCCACGCAACTAAAAATTCTTTGTTCTCTTGTTGTTAAATTGCCCGGAAACTaaatcaacaacagcaaaaaggGCGAGAACGTCGGCTGAAAACGtaagttatttttcaacattgttTCGACCATTCGTACATTTTGAGTGACAAATACCCACTTAATTTCTAAgaggtattaaaaaaaaaacaataaataaagagCAGCGGAAGCGATGGAAGGGGGGATAGCGAAGAATGGCGGGAAATGCGAACGGGTAACGCCTGTCTTTGAAGCGCATGCTCTCTCGTCGTATTGATTTTCGACCGGATAGTTCTCTGTTTGAAAAACTATGACACAATTTGTCATGGCTTTATTGCGAATCCGCTTGTCGTTTGGCAGAGGATGCATTGGCTACAGCCGATGATGTCATCAGAAAAACGcgacattttaaaagaaattaaagaaagatAACGGAACGGAAAAGATTGCAACATGTAACATGGCAAGTAATAAAGATGACGTGATCAGATAAAACAGAGGAAGTTATCAGGGTCCGTGGCGGAAAGACGCGCACATCACAAGGATGTTGCTCTGAAACATAAATAGATTTGCACAGCTGAGAATCTGAACattgcacacacacaaaaaaagaaaggtaatTTACAAGCAACAGTTGGACGAGGCCAAATGAGACTTTTACcagcctttcttttttgtgtgtgtgctcgAACTATGCATTTATAGCCGCTGGGATGAagatgcgaaaaaaaaaaaaggtgagaACAGAAATGAGCTCACCGATGCAAATGAATGAAACGTTACCGCCGAGTGTATGTGATTGCTGTATGTAAGCGCATGCACATATGGCTTGGAGGTATAAACGATGTACAGAAAGGGAGGTCGAAATGAATGGGACTTTTTAAATGTATACATACAGTCAGTTGTTAGCCTACTCGATTTTCGGACGGACGAGCATGTCGACACGGATAATTTTCAGAGCACGGACTATTGCTTTCGGACGCTGTTTTTAAATATGTGGttacaataaaaagaaacccTATGTACAAAACCAAATGTAGAGGAAGAAGTGAGAAAACTTAAGAATGAAGAAAAGCCAGTAAAGGTAGACCTACGGGGAAAACGTGTATAGGGACGTGGTGAAAACAACAAGCTGTCGCTTAGTCACTGTTTGCTCAGCCGCCACTTGATTGCCCACAAGAATATTCGTTACGTGACGCCTGACCATATTCGAATGCTTGTTCGCTCGACCGTCAAGTGACCAATACCATATTCTACCCTCTTTTTTGTTCTACGCACACAACCAtggctttttattttgctCTTTTATCTGTTTGTTTCTTAACGATTTCCTCGTTTTTAATGGCGTGACCTGTCTACACCTTTCCCTAGAAAATATGGCTGATGTCCACACTACTTCGTCGCAAGAGGGTTTGAATGGGGAACAACCGCTTCAATCGCTCAAAGATGAATTGCCCGATGTTCCAGCATCTCCTAGTCCCAGTTCGGGAGCAAAGAATTCACTGGCGGAAATGTTCCGTGCCTTCGCAAAATTCGGTGACAGCAAAGCCGACGGCAAGGCAATCTCTTTGTCACAGAGTGACAAGTGGTAacgtcatttttattttacatattTTGACTCTCGAATGgcgcatatttttttttaacccctTCCCTATGACGATGGCAAAAATAATTTGTATGTGTCATGCAGGATGAAACAAGCTAAGGTCATCgatgggaaaaaaattacagccACCGACACTGGAATCTACTTCAaaaaatacaagtaaattcaattttaaattcaCCATAAATGATTTGGTTCCTAAATGAGAATAAGCGTctcaaagaaataaaaaaggatgACTGGCAAAAgccgtcttttttttaagagcaCATACAATACCATGTCtgtaaaacaaacaataaagatAAGCATAAGAAATCTGATTCGATTAACTTATGCGTAAGACGGCACTTAAGGGTTCGGCTCGAGTTTGTTCTCTTCCTTTCCGGAAGCCTATATTTGTCAGTAGCATGTAAACTTGTCGTTAGTCAACGTCAACTCTATGTTTACGATGCTacgcttttcttttgttgacaTTTGCGCATTCACTAGGTCTCTCAAACTAGGACTCACCGACTACCAAAAGTTTTTGGAGGACTTGGCCAAGGCGAAAAAAGTCGAGTTGGCCGAAATCCGAGATAAAATGATTCAATGCGGCATACCCGGAACAAGCGGAACTACGGTGTGTTTTAACAAACGCCAGGCAAAGACGGTTGCCATTACTTAAAATAAGCGACTAATTTTGTCTCCCCTAAACATTTTAGGTCGCTGTCAAGACAGCCGCCGTGGATAGGCTGACCGATTCGGCTAAATATACTGGATCTAGCGTACGTagatgaaattttttaaaaattgaatctATTTCTAATCTTATTTTAAACGTTCAACAGAAGATGCGGTTTGATGACAGTGGGCGCGGTCGCGGAATAGACGGAAGGCACGATAAACCCGATGGCTCCGGTTACGTCCAAGGTTATAACAATAAGAGTTCGAACGATAAGAgtcattaaagaaaaatggtgCGTCAGCAACCCGGCAgatttttcacttttctttgaCTCCTATCAATTTCTATAAGCGCGTATTTTCGGTATTTGCCCCATTCTTTTTATTAATGAATTTATTAAGTTTCAAATTGCTATTTGCTACCAAGATCCAATCTTGACTTGAATGTCAATTTCTCTTCTCCTAAATTCGGTAGCTACGAAAAGCAGTTCAATATTAATCAGATACAAATACTAACGTACAATGTCAAGTAACGCGTTCTTCcgcaaatgagaaaaaaatgtggTTTTTGCCCTCCACTTGATTCAAAACAATTATATGAACGCAGTTATATTTTAATCCATTTCACACAAGTTTTGCTGGCCgtgtttttgcttttaaagACTTTTAGGAAGACGGTACCAAACCTTTCTTCTTACGCTTTTTCaattgcttaaaaaaaaagtaaataaaattttgtttccttgCATTGCCCGAAGAGGCCAAGCGAATAATAAACAATCGTTTACAGTGCATTAAGCATCACACATGTTA
This genomic window contains:
- the LOC116915677 gene encoding tubulin polymerization-promoting protein homolog, with protein sequence MADVHTTSSQEGLNGEQPLQSLKDELPDVPASPSPSSGAKNSLAEMFRAFAKFGDSKADGKAISLSQSDKWMKQAKVIDGKKITATDTGIYFKKYKSLKLGLTDYQKFLEDLAKAKKVELAEIRDKMIQCGIPGTSGTTVAVKTAAVDRLTDSAKYTGSSKMRFDDSGRGRGIDGRHDKPDGSGYVQGYNNKSSNDKSH